A section of the Phycodurus eques isolate BA_2022a chromosome 4, UOR_Pequ_1.1, whole genome shotgun sequence genome encodes:
- the pou3f1 gene encoding POU domain, class 3, transcription factor 1 has translation MATTAQYIPRNNSLPSNPLMHPDSDRMHQGTTYREVQKMMHHEYLQGLAATNTGHPMSLTHHQWLQPTSNSDWTTGTHLGQQEHKGGGGGGGGGGGGAGSREDLAAGFHHRSHLVHQQTQAAHHGAWAPASAHHLSPLSPASGGGGGGGGGHQALVYSQPGYTNLNAMLGSPQPGALHHGLREPLHDDAAAVHDGHMESPQQAFGHHQDHSDEDAPSSDDLEQFAKQFKQRRIKLGFTQADVGLALGTLYGNVFSQTTICRFEALQLSFKNMCKLKPLLNKWLEETDSNTGSPTNLDKIAAQGRKRKKRTSIEVGVKGALENHFLKCPKPSAHEISTLAGTLQLEKEVVRVWFCNRRQKEKRMTPVGVPHPNMDDVYSQAETPPLHRSLHSPVQ, from the coding sequence ATGGCGACAACAGCTCAGTACATCCCGCGGAATAACTCCTTGCCGTCCAACCCGCTCATGCACCCGGACTCGGACCGCATGCACCAGGGGACCACCTACCGGGAGGTGCAGAAAATGATGCACCACGAGTACCTGCAGGGGCTGGCGGCTACCAACACGGGACACCCGATGAGCCTGACGCACCACCAGTGGCTGCAGCCCACGTCCAACAGCGACTGGACCACCGGCACGCACCTCGGACAGCAGGAGCAcaaaggcggcggcggcggcggcggcggtggaggaggaggagcagggagCCGCGAGGACTTGGCCGCCGGCTTCCACCACAGGTCCCACTTGGTGCACCAGCAGACGCAGGCGGCGCACCACGGCGCGTGGGCTCCGGCCAGCGCGCACCACCTGTCCCCGCTGTCGCCGGCgtcgggcggcggcgggggcggcggcggcggccaccAGGCTCTGGTCTACTCGCAGCCCGGATACACGAACCTGAACGCCATGCTGGGCAGCCCCCAGCCGGGCGCCCTGCACCACGGCTTGCGCGAGCCGCTCCACGACGACGCGGCGGCGGTGCACGACGGCCACATGGAGTCCCCGCAGCAGGCGTTCGGCCACCACCAGGACCACTCGGACGAGGACGCGCCCAGCTCCGACGACCTGGAGCAGTTCGCCAAGCAGTTCAAGCAGCGGCGGATCAAGCTGGGCTTCACGCAGGCGGACGTGGGCCTGGCCCTGGGGACCCTGTACGGCAACGTCTTCTCGCAGACCACCATCTGTCGCTTCGAGGCGCTGCAACTGAGCTTCAAGAACATGTGCAAGCTGAAGCCGCTGCTGAACAAGTGGCTGGAGGAGACCGACTCCAACACGGGCAGCCCCACCAACCTGGACAAGATCGCCGCGCAGGGCCGCAAGCGCAAGAAGCGCACGTCCATCGAGGTGGGCGTCAAGGGGGCGCTGGAGAACCACTTCCTCAAGTGCCCCAAGCCGTCGGCGCACGAGATCAGCACTTTAGCGGGCACGCTGCAGCTGGAGAAGGAGGTGGTGCGCGTTTGGTTTTGCAACCGGAGACAGAAGGAGAAGCGCATGACGCCCGTGGGGGTCCCGCACCCCAACATGGACGACGTATATTCCCAAGCGGAGACCCCCCCGCTGCACCGCTCGCTGCACAGCCCCGTGCAGTGA